TTGTATTTTATAAACCTTATTTTTTATACAGACATATTTTTTATGTTAATAACTTTTAGTTCTGTTTTCAATCCATTTACTTATTGTTGACAATTCTTTGTTTATCCAATCTTCTGAAATTCTTAATAAAATGAACTTTTGGAAAAGTTTATCAACAAGGTCTGTCAATAACTCTAGGAAGTATGCTTTTTCTATAACAGATCCTTCTATTTCATCAGGTGAAGTTGAAAATTTATATTTTAATACATTGAATCCTGTAATATCCAGACTCTCTCCTTTAATAAGAAATTTAACATCTATATCTTCCCCTGTTTTAAAACTGATCTTAAGTTCTGTAACAAGGGCTCCTTTTTTTATTGCAAGAACTCCTTCATCAAGATTTGCTGTGTTACCGTTTATGGTTATTTTTTCTACTGATTCTTCTTTAAAATTTTCTATGACTATTTTATCATTAATGCTGAAATCTTTAATTTCAGGTGATATATTGTCAATAATTTCAGGTTTATTCTCTATTATAAACCAAAGCCATGTTAAAAATTCAAAACCTGTAAATTTATATTTATTGTACGCTACAGATATATCCAGCATTTTAAGACTCCCAAATATTTATATGTGAAGAAGTGTAGAAAACATCTTTGCTTGTATCTGAAATTCCATCATTAAAATAAACCTTTGTGTATGGAAAAAGTCTTATAATAGATGTTTTAAATGTTTGACGGAAAAGGGTTTCAAAAATTTCATTAATAGTTTTTTGGGTGGTAAAAAATATAATTTCGTTTTTTTCAGGTATCCATAAAATATCATAAATATCTGGTATGGAAGGCATCTGAAGGCTTAATCTCAAGATAATATCTTCTTTTAATTTTGATTTTTCATTCTTTGAAAGATAATCTTTATTTGCTTCTTTCATTATTTTTTTTGATTCAATAGCTAAATGCTTGTCAATTATTTTTTTTGGAATAGATTTTTTATCTATTCTCAGACAAAAAACAAAATAATTTCCATACTTTATAGGATCAAATTCAAAATCTGTGTCAAAATGATTTTCATAAGACACCCATCCTGCAATTGATTCAGTCATTTCAGATTCTGCAAATTCAGGAAATTGGTTTTCTTTTAAGCAAATTCTTATTTTTTCTGAAGAAAGTTTTTGGTCATCATCAATTTTATACCTTAAAAATGATGATGATGAGGTTAAAAGACCCATTTGTAACTCCTTTATTATGAGTTTAATTGTTTAATTTATAGTTTTTTAAATCAGGAATAAAAATTTAACCTCAGGGTAAATTAAACAATCAATGATTAAATTTAAAATCTGACTTTGGAATGGACAAAAAAGATAGTTTCCGTTTAATTAATATTTCAGGTACAACCATAAAGAATATATAATAATAAGCTTATAAGGCAATAATAATATGAAATTTTTAGCAGACCTTCATATACATTCAAAATATTCAATGGCAACAGCAAAAAATTCAGATTTGGAAAATAATTATATTTATGCTTCTAAAAAAGGAATTAATGTCATTGGAACAGGTGATTTTACCCATCCAGGATGGTTTAATGAACTTGAAGAAAAACTTGTAGAAGATAAATCAACAGGCCTTTTTTCTTTAAGAAAAGATATTAAAATAAGTTTAAAAGATGAAGTAAATAAGTCTTTTAATGAAAAAATAAGATTTATGCTTCAGTCAGAAATAAGTTCAATCTATAAAAAAAACGGAAAAGTCAGAAAAATTCACAACTTAGTTTATTTTCCATCCCTTGAATCAGTTAAAAAATTTAATTTTAAATTAAATTTAATAGGCAATATAAAATCAGACGGAAGACCTATTCTTGGGCTTGATTCAAGGGATCTTCTTGAAATTATACTTGAAACAGATGAAAGAGGCTTTCTTATTCCTGCCCATATCTGGACACCCTGGTTTTCTTTATTTGGTTCAAGATCAGGGTTTGATACCCTTGAAGAATGTTATGAAGATTTGAGTTCAGAGATTTTTGCACTTGAAACAGGACTTTCCTCAGATCCAGATATGAATTTTTTAATATCAAATTTGGATAAATATACTCTTATTTCCAATTCAGATGCCCATTCACCGGGAAAACTCGGAAGAGAAGCCAATGTTTTTGACTGTGAAATGTCTTTTTATGAAATTAAAGATGCTCTTAAAAAAAAGGATAAAAATAAGTTTAAGGGAACATTTGAATTTTTCCCTGAAGAAGGAAAATATCATTTTGACGGCCATAGAAAATGCAATGTCTGTCTTTCTCCAATGGAAACTCTTGAAAATAAGGGAATTTGTCCTGTTTGCGGCAAAAACCTTACCCTTGGAGTTTATTATAGAATAATTGAACTTTCAGACAGAAAAAATATAGACCAAATAAAAAAAGAGTCGCCGCCTTTTAAAAGTATAGTTCCTCTTACAGCCATATTATCAGAAATTTCAAAAGTAGGTCCAAACACTAAAAAAGTAAAAGCTCTTTATGAAAAGGTAATAAATAAAGCTGGTTCTGAATTTAATGCTTTATGGGGCTGTGAAAAAGATCTTCTTGATAAAATAGAAATTCCCCTTTTATCTGAAGCAATTGAAAGAATGAGAAATGATAATTTAAATATTGATCCTGGTTTTGATGGAGAGTTTGGCAAGGTCAGGATTTTTAATGCTAAAGAGCTTGATTCATTTCTCTCAAAAGGACAGGTAAGTTTTTTCAACAATAAAAAAAAAGATTCAAAACTTTTTGAATATAAAAAAAATCAAGAAGTTTTTAATCAAGCAAAAAAACTTTTTAAAGAAAAAAAAGAAGAAAAAACAATAGAAATTAATAAAAAAGAATTGAACAAAGAGTAATTAAAAGCAGTAAATTCAAAATCAAAAAATATAATTGTAACAGCAGGACCTGGAACAGGAAAAACCACTTGTCTTACAAATAGATTTTTTTATCTTTGCGAAAATGAAAAATTAAAACCAGAAAGGATTGCTGCGATAACATTTACTATAAAAGCATCTGATGAAATTCAGGAAAAAATCCTTGCTAAAAAATATAAAAAAAGGCCGTTTACAGGAACTTTCCATAGTTTTGCTTTGAGCTTTGAAAAAGACAATGTATTTAATATAATTGACGAAACAACAAAGAAATATATTTTAAAAAATCTTTGTAAAAAATATTTAGTTAAAACAAAATATACTGAAATTGAAGCTTATTTATCAAAAATCAAACAATCCCCTGAGTTTCTATTTAAAACTGATTATGAATATTTTGACCTTATTAAAAAATATGAAAAAGTAAAAAAATTAAGTAATTTAATAGATTATGATGATATTTTGTTAAATTTTTTTAAAAAAACTGAAGATGATGAGTTTAAAAGTTTAGTTAAAAATAAATATAATTGTTTTTTAATTGATGAATATCAAGATCTTAATAAAATCCAGTATGAAATAATAAAACAAATAACTGATAAAAATACTTATATATTTGCAATAGGAGATCCAGATCAGTCCATTTACGGGTTTAGAGGCTCATTAAATGATTTTCAATCCAGGTTTTTGAAAGATTTTGATAATGTGGAAAAAATAAGTCTTATTCAAAACTATAGATCCAGTGAATCAATTATAAATGCTTCTTTTCAGGTAATTAAAAAAAATGAATTAAGCAGCGATAGAAAAAAAGTTTATTCAGGTATTCAAGGTGAAAAGTATATAAATTTAATTGTTTCAGATTCTGAAAAGCTCCAGGCAAAATTTATTGCTGATGAAATTCAAAATCTCGTGGGAGGAACAGACTCTTTAATAACTTTCAAGAAAAATTTTAAGGATTTAACTAGTCTTTCTTTTTCTGATATAGCTGTTTTATGCAGAACAAAAAAAGAAGCTTTTTTAATTTCTTCTGTACTTGAAGAAAACTTTATTCCTTTTTCCAATATAAATGAAAAAAATTTAAATGAAGATAAACCACTTAAAAAGCTTTTTTCATACTTAAAAATGGTTGTCAGTGAACCTGATATTTCAGATCTTATTTTAAAGCCTTTTGGAATAAAAAATAAAATAGATAATATTGAAGAAAATATTGAAATAAATGAAGATATTTTTAATAAATTAACTGAAATAAGAAAAAATCTAAAGAATAAAAAAACAAGTGGAATTATAACTTATCTTATAAAAAACACAGATTTGAATAAATTTGAAAAAGATTATTCTTTTATGAATAAAATCGATTATATTCTCAAAATCTCAGATGAATTTAAAAAAATAAATGATTTTTTAATTGATATAAAATTGCACAAAATATCAGATATTGGATTTAAGGGAGAAAAAGTTAGTCTTATGACTCTTCATTCATCAAAAGGTCTTGAATTTGAATCAGTATTTATTCCAAATTGTTTTAATGGAAACATCCCTTTTATAAAATCAGCTGAAATTGATAAAATTAACGAAGAAAGAAGACTTTTTTATGTTGGGCTCACAAGGGCAAAAAAAAGACTTTATATTTTAAGGCCTGAAAAAATTAATATTTTCGGAAAATATAAAAAAACCAAGCCCTCACCTTTTTTAAATGATATGGAAAATAATCTTATAAATAAAAAAAATATAAAAAATTTAATTAAAGACAGTTTGAAAAAAGACAATCAGCTGAAGTTTTTCTGATTTTATAGAGGTGTTGTTTATAATATGATTAAATATTTGTTTTTATTGTTATTTTTTATGTTTATAACTTGTTCACAAACTTATTCTGATATTTATATTTATGTTG
The window above is part of the Desulforegulaceae bacterium genome. Proteins encoded here:
- the rdgC gene encoding recombination-associated protein RdgC, which gives rise to MGLLTSSSSFLRYKIDDDQKLSSEKIRICLKENQFPEFAESEMTESIAGWVSYENHFDTDFEFDPIKYGNYFVFCLRIDKKSIPKKIIDKHLAIESKKIMKEANKDYLSKNEKSKLKEDIILRLSLQMPSIPDIYDILWIPEKNEIIFFTTQKTINEIFETLFRQTFKTSIIRLFPYTKVYFNDGISDTSKDVFYTSSHINIWES
- a CDS encoding endonuclease Q family protein, coding for MKFLADLHIHSKYSMATAKNSDLENNYIYASKKGINVIGTGDFTHPGWFNELEEKLVEDKSTGLFSLRKDIKISLKDEVNKSFNEKIRFMLQSEISSIYKKNGKVRKIHNLVYFPSLESVKKFNFKLNLIGNIKSDGRPILGLDSRDLLEIILETDERGFLIPAHIWTPWFSLFGSRSGFDTLEECYEDLSSEIFALETGLSSDPDMNFLISNLDKYTLISNSDAHSPGKLGREANVFDCEMSFYEIKDALKKKDKNKFKGTFEFFPEEGKYHFDGHRKCNVCLSPMETLENKGICPVCGKNLTLGVYYRIIELSDRKNIDQIKKESPPFKSIVPLTAILSEISKVGPNTKKVKALYEKVINKAGSEFNALWGCEKDLLDKIEIPLLSEAIERMRNDNLNIDPGFDGEFGKVRIFNAKELDSFLSKGQVSFFNNKKKDSKLFEYKKNQEVFNQAKKLFKEKKEEKTIEINKKELNKE
- a CDS encoding 3'-5' exonuclease, which produces MVVSEPDISDLILKPFGIKNKIDNIEENIEINEDIFNKLTEIRKNLKNKKTSGIITYLIKNTDLNKFEKDYSFMNKIDYILKISDEFKKINDFLIDIKLHKISDIGFKGEKVSLMTLHSSKGLEFESVFIPNCFNGNIPFIKSAEIDKINEERRLFYVGLTRAKKRLYILRPEKINIFGKYKKTKPSPFLNDMENNLINKKNIKNLIKDSLKKDNQLKFF